A stretch of the Uranotaenia lowii strain MFRU-FL chromosome 3, ASM2978415v1, whole genome shotgun sequence genome encodes the following:
- the LOC129750660 gene encoding uncharacterized protein LOC129750660 isoform X2: MGEKSVITSRTLNAQQTKRNASDFVFGKLIGEGSYSVVYLAKDIHTGKEYAGSSTGDEATDRDEEMQTELAAARRVVGKDSTQEQQQWEADTRRSSSKRPPMSGSSSDRGRCPARGRQQE, translated from the exons ATGGGTGAAAAATCTGTGATCACCAGCAGAACTTTAAATGCCCAACAAACAAAAAGGAATGCCTCCGATTTCGTATTCGGTAAACTTATAGGAGAAGGCAGTTACAGTGTGGTGTATTTGGCGAAAGACATACACACTGGAAAAGAATATGCAG GAAGTAGCACCGGCGATGAGGCCACCGACCGAGATGAGGAGATGCAAACCGAATTGGCGGCAGCGAGGAGGGTCGTCGGAAAGGACAGCACGCAGGAACAACAACAATGGGAAGCCGATACCAGGAGAAGCAGCAGCAAGAGACCACCAATGAGCGGTAGCAGCAGTGATCGAGGTCGCTGTCCAGCAAGAGGCCGCCAACAGGAGTAG
- the LOC129752901 gene encoding uncharacterized protein K02A2.6-like, whose amino-acid sequence MNSSHEDISDQVPTENGQQQPTNGARNPPPSFPQQPFIRPPVLQQVPPSRADPYMQYLQQQQQGYVSELLRQQQEMMRQQQEAMKQQQLAFIQQQEQLMRSMMSSIQVQVPPNPEALLDSLANNIKEFRYDLDGQITFAAWYRRYEDLFEKDASRLEPPAKVRLLMRKLGIAEHDRYVSFILPKTPKDFTFVETVGKLTTLFGSPESVISRRYRCLQISKQSCEDYVTYACRLNKLCVEFELSKLSEEQFKCLVFVCGLKSEKDAEIRTRLLTKIEERNDVTLEQISEECQRLLNLRHDAAMIEAPAASVKVLRSGKQRARTVNKNPTKSFPKSACWLCGGMHYARDCVHKNQKCNDCGKWGHKPGFCQSAAKMRSGRFEQRKGSVAAKVVTVNTCSVKERRKYVKVDLNGTVVRLQVDTGSDISIISSDTWCKIGKPGLCSSTVVAKTATGKPLDICGEFECTLMINGKTLPGLLRVTSENLHLLGTDIIEVFGLWSVPLDTVCGQVTSSISTVEGLKSEFPSVFTEQLGLCKKVQVKLELKAGKSPVFRPKRPVAYAVHEAVNDELDRLEREKIITPVDFSDWAAPIVVVRKANGSIRICGDYSTGLNDSLQPHQYPLPLPQDIFASLANCTVFSQIDLSDAFLQVEVEDGSKSLLTINTHRGLYRYNRLTPGVKAAPGAFQQIVDQMLTGLVHTSGYLDDVVVGGINDEDHRKNLRAVFQRFEEFGFTIRAEKCSFGKSQIRYLGHLLDRHGLRPDPTKIETILKLPAPADVSGVRSFLGALNYYGKFVPNMRTLRYPMDELLKEGVEFRWTTDCQRSFDRFKEILSSDLLLTHYDPTLEIIVSADASSVGVGATISHKFPDGKIKVVQHAARALTKAEQGYSQPDREGLAIIFAITKFHKMVFGRKFRLQTDHAPLLRIFGSKKGIPVYTANRLQRWALTLLLYDFVIEHVSTEKFGHADVLSRLIDHHAKPDEDYVIATVTLETDIRSIVHDATNALPLSFKVIEKDTQSDPELRKVFRYVKDGWPPDAGTTDPEIKRYFSRRDSLTTFDGCILFAERLVIPERHRNRCLKQLHLGHPGIQRMKAIARSYVYWPTLDDDIAAYVKSCKNCASAARSPASLPPIPWPKPTGPWSRVHIDYAGPIDGDYFLLAVDAFSKWPEVIPTRRISTTATIGILRNIFSRLGMPQILVSDNGTHPGDQKSHTNLNTGFQSSHLVAQWFYGTFKELILRKSHPDTSIAL is encoded by the coding sequence ATGAATTCTTCTCATGAGGACATTTCGGACCAAGTTCCGACCGAAAACGGTCAGCAGCAGCCTACAAATGGTGCCAGGAACCCTCCTCCATCGTTTCCTCAGCAGCCGTTCATACGTCCACCAGTTCTCCAGCAAGTTCCTCCATCTCGTGCCGATCCGTACATGCAGTAcctacagcagcagcagcaaggtTATGTTTCGGAGCTGTTAAGGCAGCAGCAGGAGATGATGAGGCAACAACAGGAGGCAATGAAACAGCAGCAACTTGCCTTCATCCAGCAGCAGGAACAACTCATGCGGAGCATGATGTCGTCCATTCAGGTCCAAGTTCCTCCGAATCCTGAAGCGCTACTAGACTCTTTAGCAAACAATATAAAAGAGTTCCGGTACGATTTGGATGGCCAGATAACATTCGCTGCCTGGTATCGGCGATACGAGGACTTGTTTGAAAAAGATGCTAGCAGGCTGGAACCACCAGCTAAAGTTCGCCTGCTAATGAGAAAATTGGGAATCGCGGAACATGACAGGTATGTGAGTTTCATTTTACCGAAAACGCCGAAAGACTTTACGTTTGTGGAAACAGTTGGGAAACTCACTACCTTGTTCGGATCACCAGAGTCGGTCATCAGCCGCAGATACCGCTGCCTGCAGATTTCCAAACAGTCTTGCGAAGACTATGTGACGTATGCCTGCCGACTAAACAAGTTATGTGTTGAGTTCGAACTGTCTAAGCTAAGCGAAGAACAGTTCAAATGTTTAGTTTTTGTGTGTGGGCTAAAGTCGGAGAAAGATGCGGAAATCAGAACACGTTTGCTGACGAAAATAGAAGAGCGGAATGACGTTACTCTAGAACAAATTTCCGAAGAATGTCAGCGCCTTCTGAATCTGCGTCACGATGCTGCTATGATCGAAGCTCCGGCAGCTTCCGTGAAAGTTTTGCGGTCCGGTAAACAACGAGCAAGAACGGTGAACAAAAATCCAACGAAATCGTTCCCGAAAAGTGCATGTTGGCTCTGTGGGGGGATGCATTATGCTCGTGATTGTGTCCATAAGAACCAAAAGTGCAATGATTGTGGAAAGTGGGGGCACAAACCTGGATTCTGCCAGAGCGCAGCGAAAATGCGAAGTGGGAGATTCGAGCAGCGGAAGGGCAGTGTTGCAGCAAAAGTGGTTACAGTGAACACTTGTAGTGTAAAAGAAAGACGAAAATATGTGAAAGTTGATCTGAACGGAACAGTTGTGCGACTTCAAGTCGACACCGGGTCGGATATCAGTATAATATCCAGTGATACGTGGTGTAAAATTGGAAAACCCGGACTTTGTTCGTCGActgttgtcgccaaaaccgcaacCGGAAAGCCATTGGACATTTGTGGCGAATTTGAGTGCAcattaatgattaatggcaaaACCTTGCCTGGACTACTACGAGTGACAAGTGAAAACCTCCATCTATTGGGAACGGATATCATCGAAGTGTTTGGGTTGTGGTCGGTTCCTTTGGATACCGTCTGTGGCCAAGTGACCAGCAGTATATCGACCGTAGAAGGATTGAAGAGCGAGTTTCCGTCGGTGTTCACAGAGCAACTGGGACTCTGTAAGAAAGTGCAAGTGAAACTGGAGCTAAAAGCCGGCAAGTCACCTGTGTTCCGGCCGAAGCGGCCAGTGGCGTATGCGGTACACGAAGCGGTGAACGACGAATTGGATCGTCTCGAACGGGAGAAAATCATCACACCTGTCGACTTTTCGGATTGGGCAGCCCCAATCGTCGTTGTCCGGAAAGCCAATGGATCGATTAGGATTTGTGGTGACTATTCAACAGGGTTGAATGATTCTTTGCAGCCCCACCAGTACCCTCTCCCGTTGCCCCAAGACATCTTTGCGAGTCTGGCTAATTGTACAGTGTTTAGCCAGATCGATTTGAGCGATGCGTTCCTCCAGGTTGAAGTGGAGGATGGTTCAAAAAGTTTGCTGACGATAAACACGCATCGGGGCTTGTACCGCTACAACAGGTTGACACCAGGAGTGAAGGCGGCTCCCGGAGCCTTTCAGCAAATCGTGGACCAAATGCTGACTGGTCTCGTGCACACTTCTGGTTACCTTGATGACGTTGTTGTTGGTGGCATCAACGACGAAGATCACAGGAAAAATTTGCGTGCAGTTTTCCAAAGGTTCGAGGAGTTTGGGTTTACGATCCGAGCAGAAAAGTGTTCTTTCGGGAAAAGTCAAATCCGATACCTGGGTCACCTCCTCGATCGTCACGGGCTCCGACCAGATCCAACTAAGATCGAAACGATCCTCAAGTTACCTGCTCCTGCTGACGTTAGTGGTGTGAGATCGTTCCTTGGAGCGCTGAATTATTACGGGAAGTTCGTCCCAAATATGCGCACTTTGAGATACCCGATGGACGAACTACTCAAGGAAGGTGTCGAATTCCGGTGGACAACCGATTGCCAACGTTCTTTTGACCGGTTCAAGGAGATTCTTAGCTCGGATTTGTTATTAACTCACTACGATCCGACGCTTGAGATTATTGTATCCGCTGATGCATCGTCCGTAGGTGTCGGTGCAACGATTAGCCACAAATTCCCGGATGGTAAAATCAAAGTGGTTCAGCACGCTGCTCGTGCTCTCACCAAAGCGGAACAAGGGTACAGTCAGCCGGATAGAGAGGGGTTAGCTATCATTTTCGCCAtaaccaaatttcataaaatggttTTTGGCCGGAAATTTCGCTTGCAAACGGATCATGCTCCTCTTCTCCGCATCTTCGGCTCTAAAAAGGGCATCCCAGTGTACACAGCAAACCGTCTACAGCGTTGGGCTCTCACTTTACTGTTGTACGATTTTGTGATCGAGCACGTATCAACCGAAAAGTTCGGACATGCAGATGTCCTATCGCGGCTCATTGACCACCACGCAAAGCCGGATGAAGACTACGTCATCGCAACCGTCACCTTGGAAACCGATATCAGGTCAATCGTACATGACGCTACTAATGCTCTTCCTCTTAGTTTCAAGGTGATTGAGAAGGACACCCAATCTGATCCCGAGCTCCGTAAGGTATTCCGGTACGTGAAAGACGGTTGGCCACCAGACGCTGGCACTACAGATCCGGAAATAAAGCGCTATTTTTCTCGTCGTGATTCGTTGACCACCTTCGATGGGTGTATTTTATTCGCCGAGCGCTTGGTCATTCCGGAAAGACACCGAAACCGTTGTTTGAAGCAGCTACACCTGGGACACCCAGGAATCCAGCGTATGAAGGCCATCGCCAGGAGCTATGTGTACTGGCCTACGCTGGACGACGATATTGCGGCGTACGTTAAGTCTTGCAAGAATTGTGCATCAGCAGCAAGATCACCGGCATCCTTACCACCGATTCCGTGGCCTAAGCCTACAGGCCCATGGAGTCGCGTCCACATCGACTACGCTGGCCCGATCGACGGTGACTATTTCTTGCTAGCCGTTGACGCCTTTTCGAAATGGCCTGAAGTGATTCCGACGCGCCGTATATCAACGACAGCAACGATTGGTATTCTGAGAAACATTTTCTCACGGTTGGGAATGCCGCAGATCCTGGTTAGCGACAACGGGACCCACCCAGGCGACCAAAAGTCGCATACTAACCTAAACACGGGATtccaaagttcacatttggttgCACAATGGTTTTACGGGACTTTCAAGGAACTCATATTACGTAAAAGTCACCCAGATACTTCCATCGCCCTCTGA